Within the Pseudomonas fulva genome, the region AATATCTGCACCGAGGACCTAGTGCACATGTTCCAGCGCATGGGCCTGCAGACGGGGGTGAATCTGGATCTGCTGCTGGCCGCGGCAGCCACCCTGCCCGAGCTGATCGGCCACGAGGTGCCGGGCGCGATCCTCAAGGCCGGCACTTCAGAACGCCGTTATCCCAAACCGAAATGGATGAGCGAGGCGCAAGCCTGATCGCTCGACCCTAGCCTGCGGTTGAGCGATGCGATACCCAGGACGCTGTTCCCGGGTATCGCTTGGCTCAATACCGGGCTACCTCAATGCCCGCCGCCCGACTCCGCAGCGCCCTTGGCCGAGAACGGCGGCTTGGCCAGGTAGATGATCAGGATCAGGCCGAAGAACAGCCAGCCCATCAGGGTGAAATAGTCCACCGTGGAGAGCATGTAGGCCTGGCTTTCCACCACCTGGTCGATCTGCAGGTAGGCCGATTGCGACGCACCGCCAAGCTGCTCCAGGTACTGATGGGTGGCCGGGTCGTAGGGCGTGACGTGCTCGGTGAGCTGGGCGTGGTGGTAGATCTCCCGGCGGTGCCAGATCCAGGTGGTCAGCGACGAGGCGAAGCTGCCGCCCAGCACGCGCAGGAAGGTGGCCAGGCCCGAGCCGTCGGCGATGTCCTTGGGCGGCAGGCTGGAGAGCAGGATGCTGGTGGTCGGCATGAAGAACAGCGCGATACCCAGGCCCATGAATACCTGCACCTCGGCGATATGCCGGTAGTCCACCTCGGTGTTGAACGAGGCGCGCATGAAGCACGAGGCGCCGATCACCAGGAACGAGCCGCCGGCCAGCAGGCGCAAATCGAACTTGTGGGCGTACTTGCCCACCAGTGGCGACAGGAACAGCGGCAGGATGCCGATCGGCGCAGCCGCCAACCCTGCCCAGATCGGCGTATAGCCCAGCTGGGTCTGCAGCCACTGGGGCAGCAGCAGATTGATGCCGAAGAAGCCCGAGTAGCCGAGCACCAGCGCCAGGGTGCCGAAGGTGAAGTTGCGGTACATGAACAGGCGCAGGTTGATGATCGGATGCTGGTCGGTCAGCTCCCAGATCACCAGGGCCACCAGTGCGATCACCGAGATGGCGGTACCGATCTGGATAAAGGTCGACTCGAACCAGTCCAGGTCGTTGCCCTTGTCGAGCACTACCTGCAGCACGCCGACGCCCAGCACCAGCAGCATCAGCCCCACGTAGTCGATGGGCTGGTGCTCGGTGGTTTCCGGGCGGTTGCGCATCTGCGTCCACACCACCAGGGTGGCGAGGATGCCGATGGGCACGTTGATGAAGAAGATCCACGGCCAGCTGTAGCTGTCGGTGATCCAGCCGCCGGCAATCGGCCCGATGATCGGCGCCACCACCGTGACCATGGCCAGCAGCGCCAGGGCCATGCCCCGCTTGGCGCTGGGAAAGATCGCCAGCAGCAGCGTCTGCGCCATGGGGTACAGCGGCCCGGCGACCAGCCCCTGCAGGGCGCGGAACACCACCAGCTCGGGCATCGAACGGGCGATGCCACACAGGAACGAGGTGATCACGAACAGCACCACCGCGGCGAGGAACAGCTTCACCTCGCCGAAACGCCGCGCCAGCCAGCCGGTCAGCGGCAAGGCGATGGCGTTGCACACGGCGAACGAGGTGATCACCCAGGTGCCCTGCTCCGAGCTGACGCCCAGGTTGCCGGAAATGGTCGGCAGGGCGACGTTGGCGATGGTGGTGTCGAGCACCTGCATGAAGGTCGCCAGGGAGATGCCGATGGTGGCCAGCAGCATGCTGGCCGGGCGGAAATTGGCGTCGCTCATGTCAGCCCTGCTTCGCCTGGGCAGCGCTGGCGTTCTGCGGGCCATTGGCGTGGATGATCCGCTCGATCAGCGCGTCGGCCTCGCCCAGCGGTGCGTCGTAAACGGCGGTGCTGAAGCGCGCGTCCTTGGGCATCTGGGTGGTGAGCTGGGCGCCACTCTGGTCATGCAGGTCGACGGTCACCGTGGTGGACAGGCCGATGCGCAGCGGGTGTTTGTCCAGCGCCTCGTCGTCCAGGCGGATACGCACCGGCAGGCGCTGCACGATCTTGATCCAGTTGCCGCTGGCGTTCTGCGCCGGCAGCAGCGAGAAGGCACTGCCGGTGCCCACGCCGAGGCTTTCCACGTGGCCCTGGTAGGTCACGTCATCGCCGTACAGATCGGCCTCCACGGTCACCGGCTGGCCGATGCGCATCTCGCGCAGCTGGGTTTCCTTGAAGTTGGCGTCGATCCACACCTCGTGCAGCGGCACCACCGCCATCAGCGCCGCGCCGGGCTGGATGCGGCTGCCGACCTGCACCGAGCGACGCGCCACGTAACCGCTGACCGGCGCCACCAGGGTGCTGCGGGCATTGTTGAGAAAGGCCTGGCGCAGCTGCGCGGCGGCGCTCTTCACGTCCGGGTGGGAGGCGATCACGGTGTCGTCGACCAGCGCCTGGTTGGTGTCCAGTTGCTGCTGGGCGGATGTCAGGGCGCTCTGCGCGCTGTTCAGGGTGTCCTGGGCGTGGGCCAGCTCCTCGCGGGAGATCGCGCCTTTGCCGGCCAGGGTCACGCGGCGCTGGTAGTCGGCCTTGGCCCGCTGCACGTCGATCTTGCGCGAGGCCACCTGGGCCTTGTAGCTGTCGACGTTGCTGTACAGCCCACGCACCTGGCGCACCGTACGCGCCAGGTTGGCCTCGGCGCTCTGCTGGGCCACCTGGGTATCGGCCGGGTCGAGCCACACCAGCGGCTGGCCGGCTTCGACGTAGTCGCCGTCGTCCACGGCGATGCGGGTGACGGTGCCGGTGATCTGCGGGGTGATCTGCACCAAGTTGCCGCCCACGTAGGCATCGTCGGTCTCTTCATAGAAGCGCCCGTAGAGTTCGTGGTAGGCGAAGACGGCCGCGCTGCACAGCACGACGATGACGCCGAGGCCAATCAGCAGGCGTTTGCGCTTGCCCGAATTCGGGTTGGCGGAGGTGGCTTGAGAGTCGGTCATGACGAGTACTCAGCGTGCGGAAGTGGATGATTGGGCGGGCGCTTCGAAGCCGCCACCGAGGGCCTGCATCAGCAGCACCGAGGCATCGATACGCTCGGCGCGCAGATCGGCCAGTTGCCGTTCGCTCTGCAGCAACTGCTGCTCGACGCTCAGGGCATCGAGGTAGTTGCCGATGCCATCGGCGTAGCGCTGCATGGCGATGTCGTAGGAACTGCGGGCGATGTCGCGGGCCCGCTGCTGCTGCGCGATCTGCTGCTCGAGAGAACGGATGCGGCTGATGCCGTCAGCGATATCACCAAGGGCGCCGACCAGGGTCTGGTTGTACTGGGCCACGGCCACGTCGTAGTCGGCGTTGCGCCCGGCCAGGGCGGCACGCCGCGCACCGCCGTCGAAGATCGGCAGGCTCAGCGCCGGGCCGACGTTGAAGAAGCGGCTGGCACCGCCGAACACGGCATCACCGAGCAGCGACTTGCTGCCGGCGGCCACGCTCAGGTTGAGGTTGGGATAGAAATCCGCCTTGCTGGCAGCGATGTCGCGGGTGGCGGCTTCGACGCGCCAGCGGGCGGCAACCAGGTCGGGGCGGCGACCAAGCAGTTCGGCCGGTACGTCGGCCGGCAGGCTCACCGCCGCCGGGGCGATCAGTTGTGGGCGGGGCAATGTGGCGCCACGGTCCGGGCCCTGGCCGAGCATCACCGCCAGGCGAATGCGCGCGCTGTCCACCTGCTGGGTGGCGGCGGTCAGGCTGGCTTCGGCGGCGGCTTCCAGGCTCTGGGTCTGTTGCAACTGGTATTCGCTGTCCAGGCCGGCATCGACCCGGCTGCGGGCCAGGTCGAGCATGTCGCGGCTGCGCTTGAGGTCCTGCTCGGCCAGATCCCGGGTGGCGTAGGCGAGGCCAAGGTCGTTGTAGGCGCGGGTGACCTCGGCGGCCAGGGTAAGGCGCGCGCCCTGGCGGTCCACCTCACTGGCGCGGGAACGGCCCAGCGCCGCTTCCCAGGCCGCCCGCTCGCCACCCCACAGGTCGAAACGGTAGCCACCGTCGAGCGACAGGCTGCGCAGGGTGCCGTAACGGCCGCCCTGCCCGCTGGGGTCATCGACCCGCGCCGAACGGGAACGGGTGATAGCGGCATTGGCATCCAGGGTCGGCTGGCGCTGCGCATCGGCGGCCAGCACCGCGGCATTGGCCTGGCGGGCACGGGCATCGGCGACCTGCAGATCCGGGTTGCTGCGCAGCGCTTCTTCGATCAGCGCATCGAGCTGCGGATCGTCCAGGCGGTTCCACCAGTCGCTGGCCGGCCAGGCGGCCGGCGACAGGTTGCCGGTGAAGGTCTGGCCTTGCAGGCTGGCGGCGTCGAGGGTGTGGCCTCTGGTATGCAGGCCGTCCTGGGAGGCGCAGGCAGCCAGCAACAGGGCGCTGAAAATCAGCGACAAGGGGGTACGCAACGGCATGGTGTTCATCATTCTCCTGGCAGCTCTGGCAAGGCGTCGGCGGCCATCAGCATTTTTTTCAGCAGGCGTTGGAATTCCTCGAGTTCGGCGCGGCTCAGGCAGCCGGTCAGCTCGTTGGTGGCGTCGGCGGCGATCTGCGGCACCCGCACGCCAAGGGCATTGCCCGCCTCGGTGAGGGTGAGGCGCACCTGGCGGCGGTCCTCATGGCTGCGCTCGCGGGTCAGCAGGCCCTTCTGTTCCAGGCGGTCGAGCATGCGGGTCATCGCCCCGCTGTCGAGGCTGAGCAGGCGCACCAGGTCGGCGGGCGTGCTGGCGCGGCTCTGGCTGATCAGCAGCACCACCTTGAACTGCGCGGCCGTCACGCCGTGGTCCACCAGATGGCGCTCGAGCATGCGGTCCTTGAGCTGATTGATCAGCGCGATCAGGTGGCCGGGTGAGTGCTGCAGCGAGAATCGCTCGCGGTCGAAATGCGGCATGAGATTTACCTGCCCAGGCAGTGAATGCCCTGCAGATTACTGCCCAGGCAGCGATCAGCCCAATTACATTTCGTAATACTTGTTATCAATTTCGGAAATACTTTGAAATATTCAGGGGTTCTGAAATGACTGGCCAGGGCGGACCGGGTTCAGGGGATTTATGCGGGGAGATTGGAAACGGGAGCCTTTTGCGGGATGCGCTCAAGTCGAGCGAGGTGATGGCAAGGCAGTCGAATAGCCGGCCCTGACCAGCTGATCTATGCGCATAAGAAAGCCGCACCCCGGAGGATGCGGCTTTGATGTTGTGAGCCCCAGGGCGATCACTGCGCCTGGTTGGACGCCTCGGCCGCCTTGATCAGGTCGGCGCCAATATCGCTTTCGAATTTCTTCCACACCGGGCGCATGGCTTCGCGCCATTGCTCGCGCTGCTCGGGGGTCAGCTCGATGATCTCGCTGGTGCCGGCCTTGAGAATGGCCGCACGGGCCTCCTTGTTGAGGTCATCGGCCTGGCGGTTCACCTCGGCGGTGACCTCGACCATGATCTTGTCCAGTTCGCTGCGCACGTCTTCCGGCAGGCCGCTCCAGAACTTGGTGTTGGTGATCACCATGTAGTCGATCAGGCCGTGGTTGGACTCGGTGAAGAACGGCTGCACCTCATGGACCTTCTGGCTGTAGTAGTTCGACCAGGTGTTCTCGGTGCCGTTGACCACGCCGGTCTGCAGGCCCTGGTAGACCTCGGCGAAGCTCATCTTGCGCGGCGCGGCGCGCAGCACCTTGAACTGCTCGTCGAGCACCGCCGACGCCTGCACGCGGAACTTCAGGCCGCGGGCATCCTTGGGCTCGTGCATCGCCTTGTTCGACGACAGCTGCTTGAGGCCGTTGTGCCAGTAGGCCAGGCCGGTGATGCCCTTGCCTTCCATGCTGGTCAGCAGCGCCTTGCCCTGCTCGCTGGCCTGGAAGCGGTCGACCGCCTCCATGTTGTCGAACAGGAACGGCAGATCAAAGATCTGGATGGGCTTGGCGTAGTGCTCGAACTTGGCCAGCGACGGCGCCAGCAACTGCACGTCGCCGAGCAGCAGCGCTTCCATCTCCTTGCCATCGCCGAACAGCGAAGAGTTCGGGTACACCTCGACCTTGACCCGGCCCGGCAAACGCTCCTCGGCGAGCTTCTTGAACATCAACGCGCCCTGCCCCTTGGGCGTGTGTTCGGCGACCACATGGGCGAACTTGATGCTGATGGGCGCCGAGTCGGCGGCGTGCGCACCCCCGGCCACGGAGACGGCGACAGCGCAGACCAGCGCCTTGAGAGAGAGCTTGAGCATGGGTGTACCTCATCTTGTTTTTGTAAGTAGGTAGTGAACGTGCTTATTGCCTGTTTACAACGCGCCGCAGGGGCGCGGAATTCGTGATTGTGCAAAGGCGCGTTCGGCAGTGCCGAACGCGCCCGAGGGATCAGCCCATGCCGCCGGCCCGCGCGACAATGCGTCGGGCGCGCCCGACCACTGGCGCGTCGACCATCTGGCCATCGACCACGAACACCCCGTCACCGCCCTCGCCGGCCTGCAGCACCCGGCGCGCCCAGTCGAGCTCTTCGGCCGAGGGCGCCAGTGCCCCGTGCACCACGGCGACCTGGCTGGGATGGATGCACAGCAGCCCACCAAAGCCCATGTCGCGGGCATCACGGCTGGCGCGGTCAAGGCCGGTCTGGTCCTGAATCGCCGGAAACACGCTATCGAGCGGCGCAGCCAGATTGGCCAGGCGGCTGTGCAGCAGGATTGCGTAGCGGGCCTGATCGAGCAGGCGCTCGGCCGCCGCGGTGCCGCTGTTGAGACCGAGGTCGAGGCCCAGGTCCAGGCCGCCGAAGGACAACCGTTCGACGCCTGGAGCCGCGGCGATGGCCGGCAGTTCGTGCAGGCCACGGGCGCTTTCGATGATCGGCCAGACCGGCTTGCCGGCCGCGGCGACGCGGGCCACTTGCGCGGCACTTTCCACCTTGGGCAGCAACACGCCGATCACCCCGCCATGGCGCTGGCACAGCGCAATATCGGCGGCGTGGCCGACGTGTTCGGGTGAATTGATGCGTACCAGCAGGCGCGCCTCCGGGTTACCCGTCAGAAAGCGCTCGAGGTTGTCCCGCGCTTCGCCCTTGAGGCTTTCCTGCACCGCGTCCTCGAGGTCGACGATGACCACGTCGGCGCTGCTGGCGAGGGCCTTGGGGATGCGCTCGGGTCGCGAGGCGGGAACGAACAATGCGGTACGGATGATTTGTGTGGTCATGGAAGCGGATCCCTGACGTGAATGTGAATGAACAAGGAGGAATGCTGGGCGATAGCCGGCGGTTGTAAGGTAGAAGCGAACGCTCCCTGCGTAGGATGGACAACGCTCTTTTTGTCCACCATTACGATCGCAGAGCGGTGGACGGGTCGGGCCGCGTAGGTGAAGCGTCGGCTACGCGCCCCGGTCCACCCTACGAAAGGCCGCATTCACTAGATACCGACCAACGTCAAATCGCGCCGCTGACCTTCAGGCCCGCTATCGCGGCATCGCCGTAGCCCAACTCTGCCAACAACGCTTCGGTGTGCTCGCCGAGCGCGGGCACGGGGTCCATTCGCGGCGTGAAGGCGCTGTTGCTGCCCGGCGGCAGCAGCGCGGGCAAGCTGCCGGCGGGGCTGTCGACCTGGCGCCAGCGGTCGCGGGCCTTGAGTTGCGGGTGGGCCCAGACGCCGGCCATGTCGTTGACGTGGGCGTTGGCGATCTGCGCCTGTTCCAGCCGTTCGATCACCTGTTCGGCGCTCAGCGCGGCGAAGGTTTCATTGATAATCGAGCGCAGCGTCTCCCGATTGGCCGAGCGTTTGAAGTTGGCCGAGAAGCGCTCGTCCGTAGCCAATTCCGGCTGCAGCAATACCCGCTCGCAGAATGCCTGCCACTCGCGCTCGTTCTGCAGGCCGAGCATCACCGTGCCGCCGTCGCCAGCGGGGAACGGGCCGTAGGGATAGATGGTCGAGTGGGCGGCCCCGGCACGCGGCGGCGGCGTGGCACCGTCGTACGCGTAATACAGGGGATAGCCCATCCACTCGACCAGGCTCTCGAGCATGCTCACGTCGATGCGGCTGCCCAGGCCGGTCCTGCCGCGCAACAGCAGGGCGGTCAGAATGTTGCTGTAGGCGTACATGCCCGCGGCGATATCGGCGATGGAGCAACCGGCCTTGGCCAACTGATCCTCACCCGCGCCGCCGGTCACCGACAGAAAACCGCCCTCGCTCTGGATCAGCAGGTCGTAGGCCTTCTTCTTCTCGTAGCTGCCACCCTCGCCGTAGCCGGAGATGTCGCAGACGATCAGCTTCGGGAAGCGCCCATGCAGCGCCTCGAACGACAGGCCCATGCGCGCCGCCGCGCCCGGTGCCAGGTTCTGTACCAGCACGTCGGCCCTGGCCAGCAGGTTGTCGAGCACCTCGGCGGCATCGTCCTGCTTGAGATCCAGGGTCAGGCTTTCCTTGGAGCGGTTGGTCCACACGAAATGCGAGGCCAGGCCATTGACGCGCTCGTCGTAACCGCGGGCAAAGTCGCCGCTGCCGGGGCGCTCGACCTTGATCACCCGGGCGCCCATGTCGGCAAGCTGACGGGTGCAGAACGGCGCGGCGATGGCGTGTTCGAGGCTGACCACGGTGATGCCATCCAATGGCCGGGGCTGCGTGTTGTTGTTATTCATGACGGTGTTCCCGTTTCAATCGTCCAGATCCGCAGGCTGGGTTGCGTATCGTCGACCCAGCGCAGTATGTCGCTGCCGTCAGGCCAGCTCGCTCAGGTCATCGGTTTGCCGCAGGCGCCAGACCCTGGCGATCAGCTCGCCGGCTTCGTCAGTGCTGCGCTTGCCGGCAAAGGCCAGCAGGCGGCGGAACTTGTCTTCCAGCTCGCCGCGGCTGAGGCTGTTGCCCGGATCGCCCTTGGGCTCGTCGATGGCACCATGCAGCGTGCGACCGTCGGTGGTGAGCACCTCGACCCGGCCCAGCCAGCGCGCCGGATAGGCACCGTCCACCTCGGGGTCCAGACGCATGCTGACCTTATCGCGAAAGGCGGTGACGTCCGCATCGGTCAACGACAGGCTCTCGAATTCGGTGAGCTGCGCCTTGCCATGTACGGCGATCAGGCCGAGCACCGTGCCCATGGAGAACTTGGCCTGGTGCACGGTCTGCGGCACCACCACGCGGCCAAGTACATCGATGGCCCCCTGGTGCACATGGGCGACGACCTGGGTGATATCGCCATGGCGCAGGCCCTCGCGCCCCATCAGGTCGAGCAGCGCATCGGCGGCCGGATGGGTATGCCGGCACGAGGCGTGGAACTTGAACGAGGTTTCCGCCAGCGCCCAGCGGCTGCCGAGACGATCCGACAGCTTGCTCGGGTCGGCGTCGCTGGACATGCCAGCGGCCATGCCCTGCTCGCCCTCGAGAATGTTCTGCGCGCCGGTCAGGCCCTGTTCGGTGAGGTAGGCAGCCAACAGACCGTCGGCGGCGGCCTTGGCGGTGTGCAGTTGCTTTGAGTCGGTGGCGTCGCGCAGGAACT harbors:
- a CDS encoding efflux RND transporter periplasmic adaptor subunit, whose translation is MTDSQATSANPNSGKRKRLLIGLGVIVVLCSAAVFAYHELYGRFYEETDDAYVGGNLVQITPQITGTVTRIAVDDGDYVEAGQPLVWLDPADTQVAQQSAEANLARTVRQVRGLYSNVDSYKAQVASRKIDVQRAKADYQRRVTLAGKGAISREELAHAQDTLNSAQSALTSAQQQLDTNQALVDDTVIASHPDVKSAAAQLRQAFLNNARSTLVAPVSGYVARRSVQVGSRIQPGAALMAVVPLHEVWIDANFKETQLREMRIGQPVTVEADLYGDDVTYQGHVESLGVGTGSAFSLLPAQNASGNWIKIVQRLPVRIRLDDEALDKHPLRIGLSTTVTVDLHDQSGAQLTTQMPKDARFSTAVYDAPLGEADALIERIIHANGPQNASAAQAKQG
- a CDS encoding MmgE/PrpD family protein, with protein sequence MSTHTQQLAAFLAELSYEQIPEHVLDRTEDLFLDWLGSALASEGARPIPLFEAYAQKMGPADGPARILVNGRGTSAYFAALVNGASSHLVEQDDLHNSSVLHPATVVFPAALAAAQDLGKSGRELLLASVAGYEAGIRIGEFLGRSHYRIFHTTATVGTLAAAVAVGKLLHFDQRQFVHLLGNAGTQAAGLWEFLRDATDSKQLHTAKAAADGLLAAYLTEQGLTGAQNILEGEQGMAAGMSSDADPSKLSDRLGSRWALAETSFKFHASCRHTHPAADALLDLMGREGLRHGDITQVVAHVHQGAIDVLGRVVVPQTVHQAKFSMGTVLGLIAVHGKAQLTEFESLSLTDADVTAFRDKVSMRLDPEVDGAYPARWLGRVEVLTTDGRTLHGAIDEPKGDPGNSLSRGELEDKFRRLLAFAGKRSTDEAGELIARVWRLRQTDDLSELA
- a CDS encoding efflux transporter outer membrane subunit, coding for MNTMPLRTPLSLIFSALLLAACASQDGLHTRGHTLDAASLQGQTFTGNLSPAAWPASDWWNRLDDPQLDALIEEALRSNPDLQVADARARQANAAVLAADAQRQPTLDANAAITRSRSARVDDPSGQGGRYGTLRSLSLDGGYRFDLWGGERAAWEAALGRSRASEVDRQGARLTLAAEVTRAYNDLGLAYATRDLAEQDLKRSRDMLDLARSRVDAGLDSEYQLQQTQSLEAAAEASLTAATQQVDSARIRLAVMLGQGPDRGATLPRPQLIAPAAVSLPADVPAELLGRRPDLVAARWRVEAATRDIAASKADFYPNLNLSVAAGSKSLLGDAVFGGASRFFNVGPALSLPIFDGGARRAALAGRNADYDVAVAQYNQTLVGALGDIADGISRIRSLEQQIAQQQRARDIARSSYDIAMQRYADGIGNYLDALSVEQQLLQSERQLADLRAERIDASVLLMQALGGGFEAPAQSSTSAR
- a CDS encoding DHA2 family efflux MFS transporter permease subunit — its product is MSDANFRPASMLLATIGISLATFMQVLDTTIANVALPTISGNLGVSSEQGTWVITSFAVCNAIALPLTGWLARRFGEVKLFLAAVVLFVITSFLCGIARSMPELVVFRALQGLVAGPLYPMAQTLLLAIFPSAKRGMALALLAMVTVVAPIIGPIAGGWITDSYSWPWIFFINVPIGILATLVVWTQMRNRPETTEHQPIDYVGLMLLVLGVGVLQVVLDKGNDLDWFESTFIQIGTAISVIALVALVIWELTDQHPIINLRLFMYRNFTFGTLALVLGYSGFFGINLLLPQWLQTQLGYTPIWAGLAAAPIGILPLFLSPLVGKYAHKFDLRLLAGGSFLVIGASCFMRASFNTEVDYRHIAEVQVFMGLGIALFFMPTTSILLSSLPPKDIADGSGLATFLRVLGGSFASSLTTWIWHRREIYHHAQLTEHVTPYDPATHQYLEQLGGASQSAYLQIDQVVESQAYMLSTVDYFTLMGWLFFGLILIIYLAKPPFSAKGAAESGGGH
- a CDS encoding TRAP transporter substrate-binding protein gives rise to the protein MLKLSLKALVCAVAVSVAGGAHAADSAPISIKFAHVVAEHTPKGQGALMFKKLAEERLPGRVKVEVYPNSSLFGDGKEMEALLLGDVQLLAPSLAKFEHYAKPIQIFDLPFLFDNMEAVDRFQASEQGKALLTSMEGKGITGLAYWHNGLKQLSSNKAMHEPKDARGLKFRVQASAVLDEQFKVLRAAPRKMSFAEVYQGLQTGVVNGTENTWSNYYSQKVHEVQPFFTESNHGLIDYMVITNTKFWSGLPEDVRSELDKIMVEVTAEVNRQADDLNKEARAAILKAGTSEIIELTPEQREQWREAMRPVWKKFESDIGADLIKAAEASNQAQ
- a CDS encoding MarR family winged helix-turn-helix transcriptional regulator, which encodes MPHFDRERFSLQHSPGHLIALINQLKDRMLERHLVDHGVTAAQFKVVLLISQSRASTPADLVRLLSLDSGAMTRMLDRLEQKGLLTRERSHEDRRQVRLTLTEAGNALGVRVPQIAADATNELTGCLSRAELEEFQRLLKKMLMAADALPELPGE
- a CDS encoding CaiB/BaiF CoA transferase family protein is translated as MNNNNTQPRPLDGITVVSLEHAIAAPFCTRQLADMGARVIKVERPGSGDFARGYDERVNGLASHFVWTNRSKESLTLDLKQDDAAEVLDNLLARADVLVQNLAPGAAARMGLSFEALHGRFPKLIVCDISGYGEGGSYEKKKAYDLLIQSEGGFLSVTGGAGEDQLAKAGCSIADIAAGMYAYSNILTALLLRGRTGLGSRIDVSMLESLVEWMGYPLYYAYDGATPPPRAGAAHSTIYPYGPFPAGDGGTVMLGLQNEREWQAFCERVLLQPELATDERFSANFKRSANRETLRSIINETFAALSAEQVIERLEQAQIANAHVNDMAGVWAHPQLKARDRWRQVDSPAGSLPALLPPGSNSAFTPRMDPVPALGEHTEALLAELGYGDAAIAGLKVSGAI
- a CDS encoding HpcH/HpaI aldolase/citrate lyase family protein, giving the protein MTTQIIRTALFVPASRPERIPKALASSADVVIVDLEDAVQESLKGEARDNLERFLTGNPEARLLVRINSPEHVGHAADIALCQRHGGVIGVLLPKVESAAQVARVAAAGKPVWPIIESARGLHELPAIAAAPGVERLSFGGLDLGLDLGLNSGTAAAERLLDQARYAILLHSRLANLAAPLDSVFPAIQDQTGLDRASRDARDMGFGGLLCIHPSQVAVVHGALAPSAEELDWARRVLQAGEGGDGVFVVDGQMVDAPVVGRARRIVARAGGMG